A single window of Salvia splendens isolate huo1 chromosome 8, SspV2, whole genome shotgun sequence DNA harbors:
- the LOC121745344 gene encoding probable xyloglucan glycosyltransferase 6 has translation MSRPPNHEFQEWWNKQRSKETADDSAAPSTAAESLRFLSVDVQAPASPAAAAEKDRSRSARQLSWIYLLKLHKIAHSFAFLTGGCVTLVRTANRRIATAPAGNRAESKLYRIIKLFLALSVFLLACELVAYFKGWHFSPPSLESEIEDSVEYVYAKWLKIRADYLAPLLQNLTNVCIVLFLIQSVDRFVLVFGCLYIKIRGLRPVAETDYSGDDEKEGRDLERYPMVLVQIPMCNEREVYQQSIGAACVQDWPKARMLVQVLDDSDDTDVQNLIKAEVQKWQQSGVNIIYRHRLIRTGYKAGNLRSAMSCDYVKNYEFVAIFDADFQPGPEFLKKTIPYFKGKDDLALVQTRWGFVNKDENLLTRLQHINLAFHFEVEQQVNGWFINFFGFNGTAGVWRIKALEDCGGWLDRTTVEDMDIAVRAHLCGWKFIYLNDVQCLCELPESYEAYKKQQHRWHSGPMQLFRLCFWDVVHSKVSFLKKVNLIFLFFLLRKLILPFYSFTLFCIILPLTMFLPEAQLPAWVVCYIPGLVSILNILPSPQSFPFIVPYLLFENTMSVTKFNAMISGLFQLGSSYEWIVTKKLGRSSEADLLSIVENEPATLHRSSSMQRSSSESGLAELNKLEMAKKSGKKKRNRLYRKELALALILLTASVRSLMSAQGIHFYFLLFQGITFLAVGLDLIGEQVS, from the exons ATGTCTCGTCCACCGAACCACGAGTTCCAGGAATGGTGGAACAAGCAGCGCTCGAAGGAGACCGCCGACGACTCCGCGGCACCTTCCACCGCCGCCGAGAGCCTCAGATTCCTGTCAGTGGACGTCCAGGCCCCCGCATCCCCCGCCGCGGCGGCCGAGAAGGACCGCTCGCGCAGCGCGCGGCAGCTCTCCTGGATTTACCTCCTCAAGCTGCACAAAATCGCGCACTCGTTCGCGTTCCTCACCGGAGGCTGCGTGACGCTCGTGCGCACCGCGAATCGGCGGATCGCCACCGCGCCGGCGGGGAATCGGGCGGAATCGAAGCTTTACAGGATCATCAAGTTGTTCCTGGCGCTGAGCGTCTTCCTCCTCGCGTGCGAGCTCGTCGCGTACTTCAAAGGATGGCATTTCAGTCCTCCGAGCTTGGAATCGGAAATCGAGGACTCGGTGGAGTATGTTTACGCGAAGTGGTTGAAGATTAGGGCGGATTATTTGGCGCCGCTGCTGCAGAACCTGACGAATGTGTGCATCGTCCTGTTTCTGATTCAGTCTGTGGATAGATTCGTTTTGGTGTTCGGTTGTTTATACATTAAGATTAGAGGATTGAGACCTGTAGCAGAGACGGATTATAGCGGAGATGATGAGAAGGAAGGCCGGGATTTGGAGAGGTATCCGATGGTATTGGTTCAGATACCAATGTGCAATGAGAGGGAG GTATACCAACAATCTATTGGAGCAGCATGTGTCCAGGATTGGCCTAAGGCAAGAATGCTTGTACAGGTATTAGATGATTCTGATGATACAGATGTTCAAAACCTTATTAAGGCGGAAGTACAGAAATGGCAACAGAGTGGCGTGAACATAATTTACAGACATCGTCTCATTCGTACAGGCTACAAAGCAGGGAACCTTAGATCTGCAATGAGTTGTGATTATGTGAAAAATTATGAGTTTGTAGCAATATTTGATGCGGATTTTCAGCCGGGTCCAGAATTTTTGAAGAAAACTATTCCATACTTTAAG GGCAAAGACGACCTTGCTTTGGTGCAAACAAGGTGGGGTTTTGTCAACAAGGATGAGAATTTGCTTACAAGATTACAGCACATAAATTTGGCCTTCCATTTTGAAGTAGAACAGCAGGTCAATGGGTGGTTTATCAACTTTTTTGGCTTTAACGGCACTGCTGGTGTTTGGAGAATCAAAGCCCTAGAAGACTGTGGTGGCTGGCTAGACAGAACAACTGTTGAAGACATGGATATTGCTGTCCGGGCCCACTTGTGTGGTTGGAAATTCATTTATCTAAATGATGTTCAG TGCCTCTGCGAACTTCCTGAGTCGTATGAAGCATACAAGAAACAACAACATCGCTGGCATTCAGGACCCATGCAATTATTCCGTTTGTGTTTCTGGGATGTAGTGCATTCCAAG GTGAGTTTCCTCAAGAAAGTGAACCTGAtatttctcttcttcctcctccggAAGCTTATCCTACCGTTCTACTCGTTCACCCTGTTCTGCATTATTCTCCCTCTCACCATGTTCCTTCCTGAAGCTCAGCTCCCAGCCTGGGTTGTCTGTTACATTCCTGGACTGGTCTCGATACTAAACATCCTCCCATCACCACAATCATTTCCATTCATCGTGCCATACCTTCTGTTCGAGAACACCATGTCTGTCACCAAATTTAACGCCATGATATCAGGCCTCTTTCAGTTAGGAAGCTCTTATGAGTGGATAGTCACCAAGAAATTGGGCAGATCATCAGAAGCAGATCTGCTCTCCATCGTCGAAAATGAGCCCGCCACTCTGCATAGATCCTCCTCCATGCAAAGATCCTCATCTGAATCAGGTCTCGCTGAGCTGAACAAGCTGGAGATGGCAAAGAAAAGCGGGAAGAAAAAGAGAAATCGTCTATACCGGAAGGAACTCGCCCTCGCACTCATCTTACTCACAGCCTCAGTGAGAAGCCTGATGTCTGCCCAAGGAATCCACTTCTATTTCCTCCTGTTTCAAGGGATCACTTTTCTCGCCGTTGGTCTCGACCTGATCGGAGAGCAAGTGAGCTAA
- the LOC121743070 gene encoding transcription factor bHLH62-like: MDKDYFMSSGIPPPQPLHFETPMPNPWSSDQSFFNPNSSLIHQFPHFDSSWTSIPSSTLAPPPLAADPGFAERAAKFSRFGSRSLNGRSSPPPLKISGELPGSGGESSVSDQIPAKVNSRKRKGISRGKSKEDRSNSAKEAADDGSSKRSKQSENCENEEECNKSDQKPPEPPKDYIHVRARRGQATDSHSLAERVRREKISERMKLLQDLVPGCNKVTGKALMLDEIINYVQSLQRQVEFLSMKLASVNPDLDFNMENLLSKDMYQQQLYPLDSSIYHNQNVQHQQLQGTSISSVEPLPLDGFSENLPQFPAFTEDDLHSIVQMGFLQNSVQNQTSNMKVEL; this comes from the exons ATGGACAAAGACTACTTCATGAGCTCAGGCATTCCACCACCCCAACCACTCCACTTCGAAACCCCAATGCCAAATCCATGGAGCTCCGATcaatccttcttcaaccccAATTCCTCCCTAATCCACCAATTCCCTCATTTTGACTCATCGTGGACCTCAATTCCCTCCTCCACCCTCGCTCCGCCGCCCCTCGCCGCCGATCCGGGCTTCGCCGAGCGCGCCGCGAAATTCTCCCGCTTCGGCAGCCGCAGCCTCAACGGCCGCTCCTCGCCTCCGCCGCTGAAAATTTCCGGCGAATTACCCGGCTCAGGCGGAGAATCCTCCGTCTCCGACCAGATTCCAGCGAAGGTGAATTCCCGGAAAAGAAAGGGGATTTCCAGAGGCAAGAGCAAAGAAGACAGATCGAATTCAGCCAAG gAAGCCGCAGACGATGGGAGCTCAAAGCGATCGAAGCAATCGGAAAACTGTGAAAACGAGGAAGAATGTAATAAATCCGACCAAAAACCGCCGGAGCCGCCGAAGGATTACATTCATGTCCGAGCCAGAAGAGGCCAAGCCACTGACAGCCATAGCTTAGCAGAAAGG GttaggagagagaaaattagTGAGAGAATGAAGCTGCTTCAAGATCTGGTACCAGGTTGCAATAAG GTGACCGGAAAAGCACTAATGCTGGATGAAATCATAAATTACGTCCAATCACTGCAGAGACAAGTCGAG TTCTTGTCAATGAAGTTGGCATCAGTGAATCCAGACCTTGATTTCAACATGGAAAACCTTCTCTCCAAAGAt ATGTATCAGCAACAACTGTACCCTTTGGATTCCTCAATCTACCATAACCAGAATGTACAACACCAACAGCTGCAAGGTACAAGCATCTCCAGCGTGGAACCTCTCCCTCTAGATGGATTTTCTGAAAATTTACCCCAG TTTCCAGCCTTCACTGAAGATGATCTGCACAGCATTGTCCAAATGGGATTTCTCCAGAATTCTG TTCAAAATCAAACATCAAATATGAAAGTGGAGCTATGA